A single window of Paenibacillus sp. FSL H8-0537 DNA harbors:
- a CDS encoding S-layer homology domain-containing protein, producing the protein MLRRYLHSILIVLLIFSGLPPLGVSAESNDSLTLGNEDVRLFDGGEGTADDPYRLSTAEQLDRVRDYRDKHFVLTSNIDLDAAPYNQGEGWSPIGSTTDNKPFTGTFDGGDFTVSGLTIKSNKLDNSLFGYISSATIRNLNMAAVNISDETNGDTTNGATAGALAGTAQNSIIENVSASGTIVSRRDNTGGLIGSLAAAGAKTAVIHSSASVKVQLPRNGAGQLSLFANNKYQNRGGLIGSVKGTASDQVEFIGSWATGDVEGTLQTGGLIGYGENIIVETSYSTSSVKGYTVSSGHMNITLTENAGGLAGVLKNATVSESYAGPSVIQGIPGSSVVKGGTAIGGFVGKAQDSTFTDVFSRATVTGYEMAGFVYKMEGTVAFKNAYFAGTLLVDESIVKEFAPSYANATVSNVFYHSGAQCSVVKPGDELGTPLCTNKIQNADTYPGDWNFKGIWLIDSAVNGGFPYFGDKLAPEIEGAVTVEPGTVKGTTRISGASAGIANRLVVQMLTGSVPTPDAGAPAPVGNGASVIDPYTVGSDITIDSSAAVSHLALYEVDAAGNIVKFSLIKLEKDDVQLFAGGSGTVADPYQISGSDELNAIRYVLDGHFVLTDDIDLTDGGAGTSWTPIGSYMTYDVPTEPFTGVFDGNGKTISGLNIQAYAGKGVGLFAYTEGATLQNVHLANAVITAMDELNPPEMAGALVGMAKQTQVIHASSSGSVTGKSALGGLIGAIEGQSLVSDSYSSAEVTIIDFSGSAGGGLIGRAGNVTSGENERVAIVRSYATGRVSSAESYYGSKLGGLIGEGNRIDIEKSYASGEVEGRTILGGLAGYLVGAAVKQTYASPIQQVIGSGLYIGGFVGQSDNSLYENVYSRARVEGVQYVGGFIGSDLGSNTFRFAYSTGAILDKDYMYTDAYSFGGNNGSNASVVESVYSDRVTGQTDLKTLLDISEYRSTPDMKDKSKFEEWDFDQIWAISPAFNERYPHFQWSYTTPPVIPVPVSPFSPIPAATEGFQVGTTSLPYAFSQPDNRLVVSVSSSPIATPNYGDSVPMGAGVIDPYQMGDIPGVDAVTNKYIGLYEIDAGNKVIRFSLIELTASDIKQVQSATPTPDTGATPTPTPDTGATPTSTPDIGATPTPTPDTGATPTPTSHSSSGTGTNSGTVKEEVFAEVSAGEGELLTRTPIERTTSSDGKVRDNVVLAQDRVLATVEQLKGKSNPIARIIIPDEEGKVAQTDIRVPKNAVKPLADGGIALEFQLDGVRVLIPHASLVGFDEDLYFRFIPLRTENERKVVEDQAKKEELVRQIAGDQTIKVLGSPMTIETNMQSRSVTLMMPLKGALPEDAAARQNILDNLVIFVEHSDGTKELIRGEIAAYKGGEQGVQFDVNKFSTFTMVYMEGWKEYFAAQQQDGEGANLHKPYIKGFPDGTFGPDKPVTRAQMAAMLVRNLESLPNGGVVFSYKDVSVKHWAYEEMGVASEAGLMEGYPDGRFGPEDGITRAEMAAIAYRWLTSKGVEAEVSTIGQTYKDLSSEHWAYEAIAFIRSSGIMSGYDDHTFKPNQKLTRAEAVKVLNRLFERGPLYGVNTPTFEDVGTRHWAFMEVEEAAQEHRWFIDDQGHEVKR; encoded by the coding sequence ATGCTTCGTCGTTATTTACATTCCATTCTGATCGTTCTATTGATTTTTTCGGGACTTCCCCCGCTGGGAGTCTCAGCCGAATCCAATGATTCGCTGACTCTCGGCAACGAGGATGTTAGGTTGTTCGACGGCGGTGAGGGTACGGCGGATGATCCGTACCGACTGTCAACCGCGGAGCAATTGGATAGGGTAAGGGACTATCGGGACAAGCATTTTGTTCTTACGTCCAATATTGATCTGGATGCTGCGCCGTACAATCAGGGTGAGGGCTGGAGTCCCATCGGCAGCACAACGGATAATAAGCCTTTTACTGGAACGTTTGACGGAGGAGACTTCACGGTTTCGGGGCTTACAATTAAGTCGAACAAATTGGACAATTCCTTGTTCGGTTACATCAGCTCCGCAACCATTCGGAATCTGAATATGGCCGCTGTCAATATAAGTGATGAAACCAATGGCGATACAACCAATGGTGCTACGGCTGGCGCGCTTGCGGGTACGGCCCAAAACTCGATCATTGAAAATGTTTCGGCCTCCGGAACAATTGTCAGCCGGAGAGACAACACTGGCGGTCTGATCGGATCATTGGCCGCAGCGGGTGCCAAAACGGCGGTGATTCATTCCTCTGCATCGGTAAAGGTGCAGCTTCCAAGAAATGGAGCAGGCCAGCTTTCTCTTTTTGCTAATAACAAATACCAGAACAGGGGTGGCTTAATCGGCAGTGTAAAAGGCACGGCAAGCGATCAAGTCGAATTCATTGGCAGCTGGGCAACGGGGGATGTTGAAGGCACCTTGCAGACAGGCGGATTAATTGGCTATGGTGAGAATATCATCGTTGAAACATCCTATTCGACCAGTTCGGTTAAGGGTTACACTGTGAGCTCGGGCCACATGAACATAACGCTGACCGAAAATGCTGGCGGACTGGCAGGTGTCCTGAAAAATGCCACGGTGTCTGAGTCTTATGCTGGACCATCCGTTATCCAGGGAATCCCGGGCTCATCCGTCGTGAAGGGCGGGACGGCGATAGGGGGCTTTGTTGGCAAAGCGCAAGACTCGACCTTTACCGATGTGTTCTCCCGTGCAACGGTCACCGGCTATGAGATGGCGGGCTTTGTTTATAAAATGGAAGGAACGGTAGCCTTTAAGAATGCCTATTTTGCCGGAACCTTGCTAGTCGATGAAAGTATTGTGAAAGAGTTTGCGCCGAGCTATGCAAATGCAACGGTTTCCAATGTGTTTTACCATTCAGGTGCGCAATGTTCGGTTGTCAAACCGGGAGATGAGCTGGGTACGCCGCTATGCACCAACAAAATTCAAAATGCCGATACCTACCCGGGAGACTGGAACTTTAAAGGCATATGGCTGATTGACTCTGCTGTTAATGGTGGATTCCCCTACTTTGGTGACAAGCTGGCACCGGAAATTGAAGGAGCTGTTACCGTCGAACCGGGTACAGTAAAAGGAACAACACGTATTAGTGGAGCTTCTGCTGGCATCGCCAACCGTCTTGTGGTACAGATGCTGACTGGCAGTGTGCCGACTCCAGATGCGGGGGCCCCTGCTCCAGTCGGCAACGGGGCAAGCGTGATAGATCCTTATACAGTTGGCAGCGATATTACTATCGATAGCTCTGCAGCAGTTAGCCACCTCGCATTGTACGAGGTTGATGCTGCCGGCAATATCGTAAAGTTCAGCCTCATTAAGCTTGAAAAAGATGATGTCCAGCTGTTCGCAGGCGGATCTGGAACAGTTGCCGATCCATACCAAATTTCGGGCTCGGATGAATTAAATGCTATTCGTTACGTGTTGGATGGTCACTTTGTTCTTACGGACGATATTGATCTTACGGATGGTGGAGCAGGGACAAGTTGGACACCAATCGGATCATATATGACTTACGATGTGCCTACTGAGCCGTTTACTGGAGTATTCGATGGCAACGGCAAAACGATTAGCGGCCTGAACATACAGGCTTATGCCGGCAAGGGTGTTGGCTTGTTCGCATATACAGAAGGAGCGACGCTCCAGAACGTGCACCTGGCCAATGCCGTTATTACGGCAATGGATGAATTAAATCCGCCTGAGATGGCAGGGGCTTTGGTTGGGATGGCCAAGCAAACGCAAGTCATTCATGCGTCTTCATCCGGCAGTGTGACTGGTAAAAGTGCCTTGGGCGGCCTAATAGGCGCCATTGAAGGCCAATCGTTAGTCTCCGACTCTTATTCCAGCGCCGAAGTGACAATCATTGATTTTAGCGGAAGCGCAGGAGGCGGCTTGATCGGGAGAGCGGGCAACGTGACCAGCGGTGAGAATGAGCGGGTAGCCATTGTTCGATCGTACGCTACGGGCAGAGTTTCCTCAGCCGAAAGCTACTATGGCAGCAAGCTTGGCGGCTTGATTGGTGAGGGCAATAGAATCGATATTGAGAAATCCTATGCTTCAGGAGAAGTGGAAGGGAGAACGATTCTTGGTGGATTGGCGGGCTACCTTGTGGGAGCGGCCGTTAAGCAGACTTATGCATCTCCGATCCAGCAAGTCATCGGCTCCGGCTTATATATTGGCGGCTTTGTCGGTCAATCCGACAACTCCCTATATGAGAATGTTTACTCGCGTGCAAGAGTTGAAGGTGTTCAGTACGTAGGTGGATTCATCGGGAGCGATCTAGGCTCCAATACGTTTCGTTTCGCCTATTCGACGGGTGCAATATTGGACAAAGATTATATGTATACCGACGCATACAGCTTTGGCGGCAATAACGGCAGCAATGCGTCGGTTGTCGAATCGGTATACTCCGATAGAGTGACGGGCCAAACGGATCTTAAAACCTTGCTCGATATAAGCGAATATCGGTCTACACCTGACATGAAGGATAAATCGAAGTTTGAGGAATGGGATTTTGATCAAATATGGGCGATCTCCCCAGCGTTTAACGAGCGTTATCCGCATTTCCAGTGGAGTTATACAACTCCGCCAGTGATTCCGGTGCCTGTATCGCCGTTTAGTCCTATCCCAGCAGCCACGGAAGGCTTTCAGGTAGGGACGACAAGCCTTCCATATGCTTTTTCACAGCCAGATAATCGTTTGGTGGTCTCGGTTTCGTCAAGCCCGATTGCAACGCCTAATTATGGCGATTCCGTTCCGATGGGAGCGGGAGTAATCGATCCCTATCAGATGGGTGACATCCCGGGTGTAGATGCTGTAACTAATAAATATATTGGACTTTATGAGATAGATGCTGGCAATAAGGTAATACGCTTTAGCCTAATTGAATTGACGGCAAGTGATATCAAGCAAGTGCAATCGGCGACGCCGACACCGGATACAGGCGCAACCCCGACGCCGACACCGGATACGGGCGCAACGCCGACGTCGACACCGGATATAGGCGCAACCCCGACGCCGACACCGGATACGGGTGCAACCCCGACGCCGACCTCACATTCCTCGTCGGGGACGGGTACCAACTCTGGCACTGTCAAAGAAGAGGTATTCGCTGAGGTTTCGGCGGGCGAAGGCGAATTACTTACTAGAACGCCGATTGAGCGTACGACCAGTTCGGACGGCAAGGTCAGGGATAATGTTGTCTTGGCACAGGATAGAGTTCTGGCAACGGTAGAGCAGCTCAAGGGCAAGTCGAATCCAATAGCGCGAATCATTATACCAGACGAAGAGGGGAAAGTGGCCCAGACGGACATCAGAGTTCCGAAAAATGCAGTCAAACCGCTTGCAGACGGCGGCATTGCATTGGAATTCCAGCTTGACGGTGTTCGTGTGTTGATTCCGCACGCATCATTGGTTGGATTCGACGAGGATCTTTATTTCCGCTTCATTCCGCTTCGGACTGAAAATGAACGTAAAGTCGTAGAGGACCAAGCGAAAAAAGAAGAGCTTGTGCGCCAAATTGCAGGAGACCAGACGATTAAGGTATTGGGCAGTCCGATGACCATTGAAACCAATATGCAGAGCCGGTCTGTAACGTTGATGATGCCGCTTAAAGGCGCTTTGCCTGAAGATGCCGCGGCCCGTCAAAACATTCTGGACAACCTGGTTATTTTCGTAGAGCACAGCGATGGAACCAAAGAGCTGATTCGTGGCGAGATTGCTGCCTATAAGGGCGGGGAGCAGGGCGTGCAATTCGACGTCAATAAATTCAGTACATTTACGATGGTTTACATGGAAGGCTGGAAGGAATATTTTGCTGCCCAGCAGCAGGACGGTGAAGGGGCGAACCTCCACAAGCCATATATTAAAGGCTTCCCTGACGGAACATTTGGCCCAGACAAGCCGGTTACCCGTGCGCAGATGGCGGCTATGCTGGTCAGAAATTTGGAGAGCCTCCCGAACGGGGGAGTAGTATTCTCTTACAAAGACGTTTCTGTGAAGCATTGGGCATATGAGGAAATGGGAGTCGCGTCCGAAGCTGGGTTGATGGAAGGTTATCCAGACGGACGCTTTGGCCCTGAGGATGGTATCACTCGCGCTGAAATGGCGGCCATCGCATACCGCTGGCTGACGAGCAAGGGCGTTGAAGCCGAAGTTTCAACAATAGGACAAACCTATAAGGACCTATCCTCCGAGCATTGGGCTTATGAGGCAATTGCCTTCATCCGTTCCAGTGGCATAATGAGCGGTTATGATGATCATACGTTTAAGCCGAATCAGAAGCTGACACGGGCTGAAGCCGTCAAGGTGCTTAACCGCCTGTTTGAACGGGGACCGCTTTATGGTGTGAATACTCCGACCTTTGAGGATGTTGGCACAAGACACTGGGCCTTCATGGAAGTCGAAGAAGCGGCACAGGAGCACCGATGGTTCATTGATGATCAAGGGCATGAAGTGAAGCGCTAG